From the Salipiger sp. CCB-MM3 genome, the window TTTGTTTTGCGGTGGCGAAGGGGTCAGCCCTTGGTGATGGCCAGCAGGCCGCCGCCGAGCAGCGATTGCACCAGCAGGGCCAGCGCCCAGAACGCCGGATATTCCCAGCCGCCGCCTTCATTGGTGAACCAAAAGCCGTTCGGACCGTGGGCGAGGATGGCGGCGCCAAGCAGTACCGGGATCAGCAGCAGCGCCACGAGGCTGGTCTGGAACCCGACAATGAGCGCAAAACCGCCCAAGACCTCGGCGGCGATCGTGACATAGGCCATGACGCCGGGCACGCCGAGCGAGGCGAAGTATTGTGCCGCGCCGGTGGGGGTGAAGACGAAGACCTTCAGCCAAGCGTGGGCGAGGAAGAGCGCGCCAAGCGCGACGCGCAGCAGCAGGGCGGCGGTGAGGATCGAGTTGGTGGAACCGAAACCAAGCGATTGCAGGATGTTAGTCATTGTATCTCTCCAAGATCGGGGCCGCGTTTGGCGGCGCATCATTTGATGAGGCAGAGATAGCGGCGCGCGACTGCCGCGATAATGTGGTAAGTTGTTGGAATATTATCCCCGTTTCATTCTCAATATAAGGCGATTTCTGGGGGTTTTATGCATGCCAGACCTTGATGCCGGGCGGGATCCGCCGCGCAGTCGCGGCCTGCGTGCGACAACCCATCCGGGCTTTGAACGTGTCGGAAAGGCCCTTTAGCGTGTGCAGTTAGGCGGTTTTGAGCGTCTTCGCACTCGCAGCATAGGTGTGCGCTTGGCGCCCTTACGCAACAGAAGGTTGCAAGATTAAAGGGCTCTGGTTAACCTTCGAGTCACATTGATCTGGAGTATTTGGAATGAAATTGACTCATCTTTCCGCAATCGCGGCTGTTCTTGTGATGGCGTCTGGCGCAGCCATGGCAAATACCAAGCAGGTGAAATGTGACGGTTTCGTCATCGCTATCGCTGATGAAATCGCTATGGCAGCAGAAGAAAACGCAGGGTCCATGACCGAGGCAGAAGCCAAGATCTGCGAAGCTGCCACCCAGATCTCGGTCTCGGGTGACGACCCGGAAGTGCATGAAATCGTAATCCTGCCTTACGAGATCAGAACCACCGTCGTCATTATCCCGGTCGACTGACAGGCCCAAAGTCGGCTCGAATGAGCCGAGCGCGGGCAAGGGAGGGGGCTATTCGGCGGGTCCGCCAGAGCGCAGGACACCCCGACAGCATCCAGATAAAAAACACCCTCACGGGATATCCTGTGAGGGTGATTTCATGTCGGCGAAGGGCAGGCGGCCGGCTTATTCGGTGTCGGTTCCGCGCAGCGCGAGGATGGCCACGATGCCTGCGGCGGCCAGTCCGGCAACGGCGATGTTGAACGGGCTGGTATTGGCGACGATCACCGCCACCAGCGCCCAGATCACCGTGATGCCGTAGAGCGGCGCGCGGTGCAGCCGGTATTGGATGGTCACCGAGAGCGCCAGCGCCAGTGCCAGTGCCAGCAGCGCCGCCGGGGTCTGCGGCAGCAGCCCGTAACCCGACAGCAGCAGCCCGACCGAGACACAGGAGGCCGCAGAGAGCCAGCCTGCATAGATCGCGATGGGCGCGATTTGCCACCAGCGATCCATGTCACCGGCGCGGAACAGGGCCAGCAACGCGGTGACCAGCATCACCCAGATCATCGCGGTGGCGGCGATCGGCGAGACCTGCGCCACCGGCAGCCAGAAGATGCCCACCGCGAGGCTGACCAGCAGCGGATCGCGGTGATCCATCCAGTCGAAATCATCCGAGCGGCGGAAGAGGCCAAAGCCGGTGCCCGCGATCAGCCACAGATAGATCAGCCCCCAGATCGCGAAGGCATAGCCCGCCGGTTGCACCGGCGGGTCGATCTGCGGCACGGGAAAGGCGTCCGGCGCGAACCCGTTGAACCCGGGAAACACCAGCGGCGAGGCCGCGAAGGCGACCGCCGCGAGGAACAGCAGAAGCGGCCGGACCCAGATCATCTTAGACCAACGTGCCGTCGGCGGCGATGCGGGTCTTGCCGCGCAGCCACGGGTGCAGCGCCTCGGGCAGGTCCACCGAGCCGTCCTCTTGCTGGCCGTTCTCCAGCACCGCGATCAGGCAGCGCCCGACGGCGAGGCCCGAGCCGTTCAGCGTGTGCAGGAACTCGGGCTTGCCGCCATCGGCGGGCTTGAAGCGCGCGTTCATCCGGCGGGCTTGGAAATCGCCGCAGGTCGAGACCGAGCTGATCTCACGGTATTGGTTCTGACCGGGCAGCCAGACCTCAATGTCATGCGTGCGGCGCGCGCCAAAGCCGATGTCGCCGGTGCACAGAACCACGGTGCGATAGGGCAGGCCGAGCTTTTCAAGGATGCCCTCGGCGCATTTGGTCATGCGATCGTGCTCTTCGCGGCTGTTGTCCGGGTGCGTCACCGAGACCATCTCGACCTTCTCGAACTGGTGCTGGCGCAGCATGCCCGCAGTGTCGCGGCCCGCCGAGCCCGCCTCGGAGCGGAAGCATTGGGTGTGCGCCACATAGCGGCGCGGCAGATAGCCTTCGTCCACCGTCAGCCCGTTGACGATATTGGTCAGCGTCACCTCGGCGGTGGGCACCAGCCACCAGCCCTCGCGGGTCTGATAGCTGTCCTCGCCGAACTTCGGCAGCTGGCCGGTGCCATACATCATCTCATCGCGCACCAGCACTGGGGTCCAGGTCTCAGAGAGCCCGTTCTCCTCGATGTGGGTGTCGAGCATAAACTGCGCCAGCGCCCGGTGCACACGCGCCACGGCGCCCGAAAGCACCACAAAGCGCGAGCCGCTGAGTTTGGCGGCGGTCTCGAAGTCCATGCCGGGGATCACGGCGGGCAGGTCGAAATGCTCCTTGGCTTCGAAGCCAAGCGCCCTCGGCTCACCCCAGCGGCGGATCTCGACGTTGTCGTCTTCGTCGGCACCATCGGGCGTGTCGTCATAGGGCAGGTTGGGGATGCCCATCAGCATGTCGGTCAACTGCGCGTCGAGATCCTTGGCCTTGGCCTGCATCTCGGCGACCTCGGCCTTCTTCTCGGCG encodes:
- a CDS encoding DoxX family protein yields the protein MTNILQSLGFGSTNSILTAALLLRVALGALFLAHAWLKVFVFTPTGAAQYFASLGVPGVMAYVTIAAEVLGGFALIVGFQTSLVALLLIPVLLGAAILAHGPNGFWFTNEGGGWEYPAFWALALLVQSLLGGGLLAITKG
- the serS gene encoding serine--tRNA ligase; amino-acid sequence: MHDIRAIRENPAAFDAALSRRGVENASAPVLALDEERRAAIHAAETAQAAQKAASKDVGKAKASGDEAEFERLRALVAEKKAEVAEMQAKAKDLDAQLTDMLMGIPNLPYDDTPDGADEDDNVEIRRWGEPRALGFEAKEHFDLPAVIPGMDFETAAKLSGSRFVVLSGAVARVHRALAQFMLDTHIEENGLSETWTPVLVRDEMMYGTGQLPKFGEDSYQTREGWWLVPTAEVTLTNIVNGLTVDEGYLPRRYVAHTQCFRSEAGSAGRDTAGMLRQHQFEKVEMVSVTHPDNSREEHDRMTKCAEGILEKLGLPYRTVVLCTGDIGFGARRTHDIEVWLPGQNQYREISSVSTCGDFQARRMNARFKPADGGKPEFLHTLNGSGLAVGRCLIAVLENGQQEDGSVDLPEALHPWLRGKTRIAADGTLV